The proteins below come from a single Cylindrospermopsis raciborskii Cr2010 genomic window:
- a CDS encoding squalene/phytoene synthase family protein — MDLRRDALQILKETSRTFYIPISIMPSGLQEAVASAYLCMRAIDEIEDHPTLENHTKGILLQSISQTLQAGVDGFAVDAFSMGFKGYEDSLPEVSVRIREWAILAPESIAPRIWDATAAMADRMAYWSQINWQIKNEYDLDRYTFGVAGAVGLLLSDLWSWYDGTTTNRMEAIAFGRGLQAVNILRNNSEDLTRGVNFFPEGWNHQDLQQYARRHLALADSYTNSLPPGPALQFCQIPLALAHGTLDALANGKEKLSRHDVYALIENLINVNAVV, encoded by the coding sequence ATGGATTTACGTCGGGATGCTTTACAAATTCTCAAGGAAACTAGTAGAACCTTTTATATTCCAATTAGCATTATGCCATCAGGACTACAAGAAGCTGTGGCATCAGCATACTTGTGTATGCGTGCTATTGACGAGATTGAGGACCATCCAACTCTGGAAAATCATACTAAGGGAATTTTACTACAAAGCATTAGCCAAACTCTACAAGCAGGAGTGGATGGTTTTGCAGTGGATGCTTTTTCCATGGGATTTAAGGGTTATGAAGATTCCTTACCTGAGGTCAGTGTCAGGATTAGGGAATGGGCAATTTTAGCACCAGAAAGCATTGCACCTCGCATTTGGGATGCAACAGCAGCTATGGCCGATAGAATGGCTTACTGGTCACAAATAAATTGGCAAATTAAGAATGAATACGACCTGGACCGTTACACCTTTGGCGTTGCAGGTGCAGTAGGTTTGTTACTCTCAGATTTATGGTCATGGTATGATGGAACCACGACTAACCGCATGGAAGCGATCGCCTTTGGTCGAGGGTTACAAGCAGTAAATATCCTACGTAATAATAGTGAAGATTTAACCCGTGGGGTAAATTTTTTCCCCGAGGGTTGGAATCACCAGGATCTTCAACAGTATGCTCGTCGTCATCTAGCTTTAGCGGATAGTTATACTAATAGTCTTCCTCCTGGACCCGCTCTACAATTCTGTCAAATTCCCCTGGCCTTGGCCCATGGTACTCTGGATGCACTAGCTAATGGTAAGGAAAAACTCAGTCGTCATGATGTCTATGCTCTAATCGAAAATCTCATTAATGTCAATGCAGTAGTATAA